The Candidatus Abyssobacteria bacterium SURF_5 genome contains a region encoding:
- a CDS encoding sulfurtransferase TusE, translating into MKTVTYGKRKYQVDEGGFLLNRDGWDEFFSEGLAPDLKIPLLTKEHWQVIHFIRKTCRQEGRCPLVYETCRANDLRLKDLQRLFPTGYQRGACKLAGITYRDAYPEYVLIPAGGVLPSACFRDTIHQNV; encoded by the coding sequence ATGAAAACCGTGACGTACGGCAAGAGAAAATATCAGGTGGATGAAGGCGGCTTCCTCCTGAACCGCGACGGGTGGGACGAATTCTTTTCCGAAGGCCTCGCGCCTGACCTCAAGATCCCGCTCCTCACAAAGGAGCATTGGCAGGTGATTCACTTCATCCGAAAAACGTGCAGACAGGAAGGCAGGTGCCCGCTGGTCTATGAAACCTGCAGGGCCAACGACCTGCGCCTCAAGGACCTCCAAAGACTTTTCCCAACCGGCTATCAAAGAGGAGCCTGCAAATTGGCGGGCATCACCTACAGGGATGCCTATCCGGAATACGTGCTTATCCCTGCGGGGGGGGTCCTCCCAAGCGCCTGTTTCAGAGATACCATCCACCAAAACGTATGA
- a CDS encoding ferredoxin, giving the protein MVTLTIDNREVKVPEGTPILEAARSIGIRIPTLCALPEINHTPGACRVCVVEVDRSRTLVASCVYPVAEGMKVKTNSERVRRARRSVVEFLLSDHPADCNICQKHEHCELQAVAELVGVRTIRVPRTIFNSRQVDDSSPSLVRDSSKCVNCVRCVAVCAEVQGVSLLTPEGRGFESKVVPAMNANLADSACTYCGQCSVVCPTGAIIEHDDTDKVFAALEDPSKHVIVQEAPAIRAALGEEFGMPPGTLVTGKMIAALRRLGFDRIFDTNFTADLTIIEEGNELLKRVKTGGKLPMITSCSPGWIKFIEHFYPSLLPHLSTCKSPQQMFGALAKTYYPKLTGIDPKDIFVVSIMPCTAKKYEASRPEMCSSGYRDVDAVLTTRELGRMIRQAGIDFVNLPDEPYDPPMGQYTGAGTIFGATGGVMEAALRTVYAVVCGHNMPSLDIMPVRGLEGVKEAAMQVGPLGEVRVAVAHGLGNARKLLDKVMDGSANYHFIEIMACPGGCVGGGGQPLPVSNEKRSLRAQALYVDDAEVQQLRQSHENPAVKELYEKFLKEPLGAMSHKLLHTHYVERDF; this is encoded by the coding sequence ATGGTTACGCTGACAATAGATAATCGTGAGGTGAAGGTTCCCGAAGGGACCCCCATCCTCGAGGCGGCGCGCTCGATCGGTATTCGCATACCCACCCTGTGCGCGCTCCCCGAGATTAATCATACGCCCGGCGCATGTCGCGTGTGCGTGGTCGAAGTCGATCGAAGCCGAACCCTCGTCGCCTCCTGCGTCTATCCGGTGGCCGAGGGCATGAAGGTGAAAACTAACTCGGAGCGCGTGCGCCGGGCGCGCCGGAGCGTGGTCGAATTCCTCCTGTCCGACCATCCCGCCGATTGCAACATCTGCCAGAAACACGAACACTGTGAGCTGCAGGCGGTGGCCGAGCTCGTCGGCGTGCGAACCATACGCGTCCCCCGTACCATATTCAATTCGCGCCAAGTCGACGACTCCTCTCCTTCGCTCGTTCGTGATTCCTCCAAATGCGTCAACTGTGTCAGGTGCGTCGCCGTCTGCGCGGAAGTGCAGGGAGTCAGCCTGCTGACTCCCGAGGGACGCGGATTTGAATCGAAGGTCGTGCCCGCAATGAACGCTAACCTTGCGGATTCAGCGTGCACCTACTGCGGGCAATGCTCGGTCGTGTGCCCGACCGGCGCCATCATCGAACACGATGATACTGATAAAGTGTTCGCCGCGCTCGAAGACCCGTCAAAGCATGTGATCGTGCAGGAGGCGCCGGCGATACGAGCCGCGCTCGGCGAGGAATTCGGAATGCCGCCGGGAACGCTCGTCACCGGCAAAATGATAGCCGCTCTCCGAAGGCTCGGCTTCGACAGAATCTTCGATACCAACTTCACCGCCGATCTGACTATTATCGAGGAGGGCAACGAGTTGCTCAAGCGGGTCAAGACCGGCGGAAAACTCCCGATGATAACGTCGTGCAGCCCCGGCTGGATCAAGTTCATCGAGCATTTCTATCCATCGCTCCTTCCGCATCTCAGCACCTGCAAGTCGCCCCAGCAAATGTTCGGAGCGTTGGCCAAAACGTATTACCCAAAACTCACCGGCATCGACCCGAAGGACATCTTTGTCGTCTCTATCATGCCCTGCACCGCAAAGAAATATGAGGCTTCGCGGCCGGAAATGTGCTCGTCGGGATATCGCGACGTCGATGCCGTCCTTACCACGCGCGAACTCGGCCGCATGATCCGGCAGGCCGGAATCGATTTCGTGAATCTGCCGGACGAGCCGTACGATCCTCCCATGGGGCAATACACCGGCGCCGGCACCATTTTCGGCGCCACCGGCGGCGTCATGGAGGCCGCGCTGCGAACCGTCTACGCCGTCGTCTGCGGCCACAACATGCCGAGCCTCGACATCATGCCGGTCCGTGGCCTTGAGGGCGTGAAAGAAGCCGCCATGCAGGTCGGCCCTCTCGGCGAGGTCCGCGTCGCTGTCGCTCACGGCCTCGGCAATGCGCGCAAATTGCTGGATAAGGTGATGGACGGCTCCGCAAATTATCATTTCATAGAGATCATGGCCTGTCCCGGCGGGTGCGTCGGCGGCGGCGGACAGCCGCTTCCCGTGAGCAATGAAAAGCGCAGCCTGCGAGCGCAGGCGCTGTACGTCGACGACGCCGAAGTCCAGCAACTCCGGCAATCGCACGAGAATCCGGCCGTTAAAGAGCTGTATGAGAAATTTCTGAAAGAACCGCTCGGTGCAATGTCTCACAAACTGCTCCACACACACTACGTCGAGCGCGACTTTTAA
- a CDS encoding response regulator, with protein MATNGNILLVDDDRDIRDAIQIILEKHGYKVQTAANGREALAALKAKLPDLMILDIMMSTDTEGFDLAFELRGKPEYENLPIIMLTSFLEKVRGEGPDKFQHILGEEWPAKWLFEKPVDTKKLLDKIQAILAEAS; from the coding sequence ATGGCTACCAATGGCAACATTCTCCTGGTCGACGACGACCGGGATATCCGGGACGCTATCCAGATCATCCTGGAGAAGCACGGCTACAAGGTTCAGACCGCTGCAAACGGACGCGAAGCGCTCGCGGCTCTGAAAGCCAAGCTCCCCGATCTCATGATCCTGGACATCATGATGAGCACCGACACCGAGGGATTCGACCTGGCATTCGAATTGAGGGGAAAACCCGAATACGAAAATCTGCCGATCATAATGCTGACCAGTTTCCTCGAAAAGGTCAGGGGCGAGGGCCCCGACAAGTTCCAGCACATCCTCGGTGAGGAGTGGCCGGCGAAGTGGCTGTTCGAGAAGCCCGTCGATACAAAAAAGCTTCTGGACAAGATACAGGCGATTTTGGCCGAGGCTTCCTGA